From one Babylonia areolata isolate BAREFJ2019XMU chromosome 35, ASM4173473v1, whole genome shotgun sequence genomic stretch:
- the LOC143277835 gene encoding guanosine-3',5'-bis(diphosphate) 3'-pyrophosphohydrolase MESH1-like translates to MSASEMSDNSFVSEVIRCAHFSAVKHKDQRRKDPEKTPYINHPIGVANILTQEAGITDLQVIQAALLHDTVEDTDTKYDELVKEFGQQVADVVMEVTDDKNLPKQERKRLQIEHAPHLSHKAKLVKLADKLYNLRDLSRVAPEGWDEERIRSYFEWAYRVVAGLRGSNSKLEQMLDAVFQEKGVSG, encoded by the exons ATGTCGGCGTCGGAAATGTCGGATAATTCTTTCGTTTCAGAAGTAATCAGATGTGCCCATTTTTCTGCAGTGAAGCACAAAGACCAAAGACGCAAAGATCCTGAAAAAACACCCTACATTAATCATCCAATCG GTGTGGCCAATATTCTGACACAGGAGGCTGGCATCACAGATCTGCAGGTCattcag GCTGCCCTACTGCATGACACGGTGGAGGACACGGACACCAAGTACGATGAACTGGTCAAGGAATTTGGTCAGCAAGTCGCAG ATGTGGTCATGGAGGTGACAGACGACAAAAACCTCCCGAAACAGGAACGCAAGCGGCTTCAGATCGAACACGCTCCACACCTCTCCCACAAGGCCAAGCTGGTGAAGCTAGCGGACAAGCTGTACAACTTGCGAGACCTGAGTCGTGTGGCCCCGGAGGGTTGGGATGAGGAACGCATCAGGAGTTACTTTGAGTGGGCGTACAGAGTGGTGGCCGGACTAAGAGGCAGCAACTCCAAACTGGAACAGATGCTGGATGCCGTTTTCCAGGAGAAGGGTGTgagtgggtaa